The genomic interval AGCCGGTCGGCACCGGCCCCTGGGCCTTCGTCGACTACCAGAAGCAGGACCGCACCATCGTCGAGCGGTTCGACGGCTACTGGGGCCCCGCACCGTCGCTGGAAAAGGTCGTCTACCGCTACATCCCCGACCACAACTCGCGCGCCCTGGCGCTGGAGACCGGCGAGGTCGACTTCGTCGAGCACCTGCTGCCCTCCGACGTGGAGCGCCTGTCCAGGGATGCCGCATTCAAGGTCTACGTCGAGCCGAGCGCCGGCCTCTACTACGGTGCCTTCAATGCCGGCGAAAAGAGCGTGCTGAAGGATGCCCGCATCCGCCAGGCGCTGAACCTGATGGTGGACCGGGACATTCTCGTCAAAGCGGCCCTCGACGGCATCGGCAAGCCGGCCTGGCAGTTCTTCCCCGACGACTTTCCCTGGGTCTCGGAAACGGTGACGCCCTACACGCTCGACCTTGCAGCCGCCGAAGCCCTTCTGACCGAGGCCGGATACGCGAAGACGGACGGCAAGTGGGTGAAGGACGGCCAGCCGCTGACCCTGCGTATCCTGTCCTATTCCAGCCGCGCCGAAATGTCCCCGATCACGGAAACGCTCGCGACCCTGCTTCAGGGCCAGGGTGTCGCGACGCAGGTCCAGATGTTCACCTGGGAGGGCATGCTGGACCTGGTCAAGCAGGGCGACTACGACGTCTCCGTGGTGTTCTGGACGCCGGAAATGACCGGCCATCCGGACCTGCACCTCAAGTCACAGTTCCATTCCAAGGCAGGGCTGAACTACCAGTTCTGGGTCAACGAGGAATTCGATGCCCTGGTCGACAAGGGCCGTACCCTCGACGCCGGCGCCGACGCCATGGACACCTATGCCCGGGCACAGCAGATCCTGCAGACGGACGCACCGATCATCCCGCTCGTCCACAAGGTGTTCGTCGCCGCCTCCAGCGCCGCGCTCGACGGCTACAGGGTCCACCCGTCGGGCTTCTTCTACAACTTCAAGGAAGCGACCAAGAAATGACGCTCCCGGGACGGCCGGGCCGGCCGTCCCGCAACCTTGCCGGAGATTGCCGTGGCCTCGTGTCTTTTCCTCAAACCGATCAAGGGCGCCGGAAGCGACCTGCCGGACATTTCCGGCTTCGTCGACGACCTCGACCAGATCGACCACTACGATCTGGAGACTGCCGATCTTGGCGCCTATCGCGCCCTCCTGGTGCCCGCCCATCTCGACCAGAGGTTCTTCGGCACCCTGACCGGCAAGATCACCACCTTCCTGAACGCAGGCGGAACCCTGGTCTTCAACGGTCATGTCGCCTGGCCGATGCTGCCGGAATTCAGGCCCTTCCAGGTGCTGGATCGCGTGACCCTCGACACGTTGCAGGTACATCGGCTCGCCGATCATCCCGTCTTCGAGGGCGTGGATCCGCAGCACCTGACCCTCCGGCGCGGCGTCGCCGGTTTCTACGCCCGCGGCCATAATCCGATGCCGGAGGGAGCGGTCGCCCTGCATGGCCTCGGACCCGATCGGGCCCCCTGCGACTGGGTCTACCACCGGCCGCAAGGCGGGCGGATCCTGATGCACGCGGGAAACGACCTATGGATGTACGCCGGATCGAGCGACACGACCGCACGGATCGTGCCGCAGTTGTGCCGCTGGGCGGCCGGACGGGAGCATTAGGACATGGCCACGATCGCAGCGCTCGACAGCGGCACCTACTATCATCACCGTTCGCTTCACGAGCCCCGCTACCGGGCCTTTTTCGACGAGATCGTCTATGTCCGTGACCTCGAGCGGACCGATCTGGCGGCCTTCGACATCGTGCTCGTGTCCTGCCGGACCGACCCTTACGTGCTGATCCCGCGCAAGGACCAGTTCCGCCGCTTCCTCGATGGCGGCGGAACCGTGGTCGCCATGGGCTCGACCGGCCAGCCGGCCTGGCTGCCAAATGTCGTCTGGCACGACACGCCGACGAATTTCTGGTGGTGGAAGGAAGGCGGCAGCCTCGGCCTCGAGGTCGCGACCCCCGACCATCCGCTGTTCGGCCACATCACGCTCGCGGACGCGACCTGGCATCACCACGGCCACTTCGACGTGCCGGACGGGGCCGTGTCGCTGATCGACGTGGCCGGACGCGGCTCCGTGCTCTACGAGGACCACGTCAGCACGCCGGGCTGCATGATGATCACAGCGCTCGACCCGATGTACCACCACGGCAGCCATTTCATGCCGGCGACGACACGGTTCCTGGACGGCTTCCTGCCCTACCTGCGCAGCCTCTAGCGAGGGCAAGGCGCCTCCGGGGCGGCTCCCGGGCGGCTCCGGCCGAAGCTCCGACCGAAAGGGCCGGAGCGTGCCGGTCAGGCCCGGAGGCGGGCGTTGTCCGGGTCGAAGGGGGACTCGGCGATGACGACGGCCTTGTGCGGCTTGCCCAAGATGGTGATGTCGAGTTCGGTACCGAGAGCGGCGAGA from Polymorphum gilvum SL003B-26A1 carries:
- a CDS encoding ABC transporter substrate-binding protein, with the translated sequence MHHLVSRLRKAAVAAVAASLLAAPVPPVAASEPGTLVVATMWEALPLSMAPRRSRFFNESEILDTLIKLDYQMKLIPGLATSWERVNPTTWRFTLRDGVKFHDGSDFDAEAAKFSLERVIALLPYASDLLNIARMDAKGPLELEIETTEPFAALPNQLTDAITGIYARSSFDAEDKFVKPVGTGPWAFVDYQKQDRTIVERFDGYWGPAPSLEKVVYRYIPDHNSRALALETGEVDFVEHLLPSDVERLSRDAAFKVYVEPSAGLYYGAFNAGEKSVLKDARIRQALNLMVDRDILVKAALDGIGKPAWQFFPDDFPWVSETVTPYTLDLAAAEALLTEAGYAKTDGKWVKDGQPLTLRILSYSSRAEMSPITETLATLLQGQGVATQVQMFTWEGMLDLVKQGDYDVSVVFWTPEMTGHPDLHLKSQFHSKAGLNYQFWVNEEFDALVDKGRTLDAGADAMDTYARAQQILQTDAPIIPLVHKVFVAASSAALDGYRVHPSGFFYNFKEATKK